Sequence from the Xenorhabdus nematophila ATCC 19061 genome:
GCCTTCTTCCCCGTGGGCGACGGCTGCGCCCCCGACCGAAATAAGTTGTTTATACTCATTGCTGCGTGTGATTTTCACCGTACAGATCCGGCGCATGACTGACTCATCAGTCAATTGTTGCATGATTTGTTTGTTCAATTCGGGAATAACGGTATAGCCGCCCTCAGACGGAACACCCGTAGATAAAAAACGAGTTTCGCCAGTCAGAACATAGTGACGCAGTTCATCATTACTGAGTTTTTTGCTGGTCGGTTGGGTCTTTACCTGACTGCGTTCTTCATCAGCCAAAGACTCATAGCGGGCGATTTCAGCATTCAATGTATCGGATTGGCTGCGCAGTTCGTCGAACTGTTTAGCTTCATCAGTATTGAGTGAACGCTTTTCGTTTTCAGCCTTGGTAAGTAGTGAACGCATTTGATGGGTTAAATCGGATTTTTGTTGGCGTAGTTCGAGTAGTTTTTTCATGATGTTTTTATAGTTAATCTATTTTTTCAGTAAATGATTTTTAACACTATGAAAAATAATAAGAAAGAATTATGAATATGTTGGAGGTGTATACAATAATATAAAAGTAGCGGTTTAAATTTTAATTATGGGTATATAGTTAATTTCTGACATTACTTTTAAAAAAGATAAGCTATACGCTTTCAATCTAACATGATTTTATATAAGCATATATCCTTACTAAAAAGTGAGATTGGGATTTACTAATCTACTATGTAATTATAGAATCACATGCTATAGAAACCTATTTTTTAGTGCAATACAACAAAGTGGTAACTTTTTGTTAGAAGGCTTCTATGAGGTAGTTTATTAATTATTTTCTATACTATTAGATAATCTAAAATTTTATAGTGTATTTAACTAAATTACAGGAGTTCCCATGAGTAGTAGAAGTGATGTAATAGAAGGAAGGTTAGTTTATACCGAAAAATTAGGATGGGTAGATACTGGGCATTCAAAAGGTAACGATGCCAGAATGTTAATGGCTGCTATAAATTCAGGCGATGATACTAAAGAACCATACTTTACCATTAAGTACACACAATACATGGGTCTTGGATTAAAATATGGCACATCTAAAATAACAAGATGGAAAGTAAGAAGAGGTTTATCTTTACATGATAAAAAAAGAGTTGCACTTACTATTATGATGTATACCACTCATCTATTTGAAGCGCATCAAGATTCATTTCCTTTTAATTGGTATACAGATAGTGGATACAGCGGTGAAGATTTGGTTTCAAATCTACTTGGCTTTTATCAGGCTATAAATGGAGTTGATTATTTAACTCAGCTTCAACCTATAAGTAAAGAAGATGCGCTAAAAAGGTGGGATTACTATGGTGCTATAGGAAAGTATAAAAATAAAATATTTAAACCTTTATTGTTTCCTGATCCCCAAAAATACCCTAATAATGCCAGACCATACTATTCTTCTTTGCCTACATTTCTTAATACTATATCACCGATCACTGATATAGATAGGAGTCATTTGCTGATACATATTGAAGATAGAACAGGATATAACATACATGCAGTGAGAGACGTGGGGATTGAACTTGAATAAGTTTATTAAAATTACATTTATCGCTCTGTTTTTTTTAGGGCTAACTTTTACCATTCCCATTTTATTTGTAAATAGTAATTTTTCATACACAAAAAATGATTTTATTAGATATAATTTATTCACCTTCGATGAAATAAAAGAAATACCCATTATTTCAAATAATTACATCATATCCTATGACTCACCAGATGGTGTAAAACCAATGACTAATTCAATTCTATTTTCAGATGTAAATCCAAATCGTAAAGTGGAATTAATAAATTATATTAAAAAATTAGGTTATATAAAAGATATAAATGCATATTGGAATACAGATGGAAGCGAATCTTGGAGTAAAGGAAATTTGTTTATACAGATAAAACAAAATGATACTGACCGTACCATTTTGTTTCTAGTTGAGAAGAATTAAAATACATTCTCTTCTCTTATACTGTAGCCTGATGTGCCAGCAATGTGATGTGTCCATGTTATGCTATCATATGAAATTGTTATGCTTTCATATGGTTGCATATCATTGTGGCTTAGTGAATTGGGATAATGGCTGGAAATGTTTTTTATCGTGGCATTTGTTAACTTGATAGAATAAAATTTTTCCAATCCCCCTGCTGAACTATTTCTATATATTTCCAGTAAACAATCTAAGTGCTCATTGTTTGATATTGAAACCCCTAATAATGGAGATGATTTATCGATGGGTTTTGTTATTACTATAGGATGATGATTGACATTCTGTTCTCTATTAATATCGTGATCTATAGAGTAAACCAATATTTTATCCTTGTTTTCCTCTTGGTATTTATTACCTATTGAATCATAAGTTGAGCAACCTGCTGATATCAACCCTTGTTTTTTACCATTTAAGGTCATGTAAATCATATTAGCCATTTCGTT
This genomic interval carries:
- a CDS encoding Hcp family type VI secretion system effector — its product is MANMIYMTLNGKKQGLISAGCSTYDSIGNKYQEENKDKILVYSIDHDINREQNVNHHPIVITKPIDKSSPLLGVSISNNEHLDCLLEIYRNSSAGGLEKFYSIKLTNATIKNISSHYPNSLSHNDMQPYESITISYDSITWTHHIAGTSGYSIREENVF